Proteins encoded in a region of the Dreissena polymorpha isolate Duluth1 chromosome 6, UMN_Dpol_1.0, whole genome shotgun sequence genome:
- the LOC127835921 gene encoding uncharacterized protein LOC127835921: MSSNRQATEVAARNLRREAYVVSIGIGSEVSHKELQKIASPPDSYSLSYVYSVENFDALNTLIGRLIDATCEKCGVSSVSDIVGVIDNLSESAMNREEFQAALNSLTFIVQHLRAYGQPNGQKFAIEIIGDYDNKHVRFANATDLNDVLFKIQIIRQQPLSCEKEKCVNQYPRRNIASAIKEIITEFNQLIEGRVGARKIVLVFSSGRFNNKTDITSDMHGLYNESIVDVNAIGSGYD; encoded by the exons ATGTCTTCTAATAGGCAGGCAACTGAAGTTGCTGCTAGAAATCTGCGAAGAGAGGCGTATGTTGTGTCAATAG GAATTGGATCAGAAGTGTCTCACAAGGAGCTGCAGAAGATCGCATCACCACCGGACTCCTACAGTTTGTCATACGTTTACTCTGTAGAGAACTTCGATGCACTCAATACGCTCATTGGTCGGCTTATAGACGCGACGTGTGAGAAATGTGGTGTGAGCAGCGTGTCCGACATCGTTGGAGTCATTGATAATTTATCTGAATCAGCGATGAATCGAGAAGAGTTTCAGGCGGCGTTGAATAGTTTGACATTTATAGTTCAACACCTACGGGCGTATGGTCAACCAAACGGACAAAAATTTGCGATTGAAATAATTGGTGATTACGACAATAAACATGTTCGATTTGCTAATGCAACTGATTTAAacgatgttttgtttaaaatccaAATTATTCGGCAACAACCGCTTTCATGTGAAAAAGAAAAGTGTGTGAACCAATATCCAAGAAGGAATATCGCGTCCGCTATTAAAGAAATTATAACCGAGTTTAACCAGTTAATAGAAGGTCGTGTTGGCGCAAGGAAGATCGTGCTCGTATTTTCCTCAGGGAGATTTAACAACAAGACTGATATAACGTCAGACATGCATGGGTTATACAATGAATCGATCGTCGATGTGAACGCCATTGGTTCAGGGTATGACTAG